Proteins co-encoded in one Polaromonas vacuolata genomic window:
- a CDS encoding DUF1800 domain-containing protein, protein MYPNQTTAAALPRRNALKVIAVCAMSPGLAGSLNAYAQASNPFEKTQSTQLFEQWRAMSRVGYGPTPQLVRALQTASSPKVWTVQQIDLAYAASQVAPLMASDLSSLNAPLPDIFDAAQRERQARAAIKAVTADSAGNTNTNELLNNRNNRRMDFSEPADPLYFNRSMVQKAAAWRLGACSQPNDENPLLARMTEFWFNHLNVYSGKGAVRPFIGHYVVNVARAHALGKFEDLLLASARHPAMLYYLDQFQSVADGSPAGQGRLRGLNENYARELMELHTLGVAGGYSQNDVHETARILTGWTVGPNEANGFRFAQRLHDTGRKVLMGQYYPDGSLNSGEREGEQAIRRLARHPKTAARISLRLAQFFVSDSPAPALVSALAQTFQNSQGDIRVVLRALLESNEFWHPENKLFKTPMDFACSALTTVSSTDKLADSTDRRRLILTENYLSEAGQPLHDWQTPDGYKFDAATWLVPEALTRRADFALAITRQVSDLDFLQPYLSATTRAAIAQEKPALRAGLALASPDFQYK, encoded by the coding sequence ATGTACCCAAACCAGACAACCGCTGCCGCCCTGCCCCGCAGAAATGCGCTCAAGGTAATCGCTGTTTGCGCAATGTCTCCGGGACTTGCGGGATCGTTAAACGCTTACGCACAAGCCTCAAACCCGTTTGAAAAAACCCAGTCCACTCAGTTGTTCGAGCAATGGCGTGCCATGTCCCGAGTGGGTTACGGGCCCACACCGCAGTTGGTGCGCGCTTTGCAAACGGCCAGTAGCCCCAAGGTTTGGACGGTTCAGCAGATAGATTTGGCTTATGCCGCGAGCCAAGTCGCACCGCTCATGGCCAGTGATTTGAGCAGCTTGAACGCACCGCTGCCTGACATTTTTGACGCTGCCCAGCGCGAGCGACAGGCGCGGGCTGCCATCAAAGCGGTGACGGCTGATAGTGCTGGCAATACCAATACAAATGAGCTGCTCAATAACCGCAATAACCGGCGCATGGATTTTTCTGAACCTGCTGACCCACTTTATTTCAACCGCAGCATGGTACAAAAAGCGGCGGCGTGGCGTTTAGGTGCTTGTAGCCAGCCGAATGACGAAAACCCACTGCTGGCACGCATGACAGAGTTCTGGTTTAACCATCTCAACGTGTACTCAGGCAAGGGCGCGGTGCGGCCCTTTATAGGCCACTATGTGGTGAACGTTGCGCGCGCCCATGCGCTGGGTAAGTTTGAGGACTTATTACTTGCCAGCGCCCGCCATCCAGCCATGCTGTATTACTTAGACCAGTTTCAAAGCGTGGCCGATGGCTCGCCTGCTGGCCAAGGTCGGCTGCGCGGACTAAACGAAAACTATGCGCGCGAGTTAATGGAACTGCACACCCTAGGCGTGGCCGGTGGCTATAGCCAAAACGACGTGCACGAAACGGCCCGCATATTGACGGGTTGGACAGTCGGGCCTAACGAGGCGAATGGCTTTCGCTTTGCGCAGCGCCTTCACGACACTGGCCGCAAAGTGTTGATGGGCCAGTACTATCCTGATGGCTCTTTGAACAGCGGCGAGCGCGAAGGTGAGCAAGCCATACGCAGACTGGCGCGGCACCCAAAAACAGCCGCGCGCATCAGCCTGCGTTTGGCACAGTTTTTTGTCAGTGACTCACCTGCGCCTGCGTTAGTGTCAGCGCTTGCGCAGACCTTTCAAAACAGTCAGGGCGATATACGGGTGGTGCTGCGCGCCTTGCTAGAGTCCAATGAATTTTGGCATCCAGAGAACAAATTATTCAAAACTCCCATGGACTTTGCGTGTTCCGCACTGACCACCGTCAGCAGCACAGACAAGCTGGCTGACAGCACGGACAGACGCCGTTTAATCCTGACAGAAAATTATTTATCCGAAGCCGGTCAGCCACTACACGACTGGCAAACACCCGACGGCTACAAGTTTGATGCGGCCACTTGGCTAGTACCTGAGGCGCTGACGCGGCGAGCCGATTTTGCGCTAGCCATTACGCGGCAAGTCAGCGATCTAGACTTTTTGCAGCCCTATCTGAGTGCCACAACGCGTGCGGCGATTGCGCAAGAAAAGCCGGCGCTGCGAGCCGGCTTGGCGTTGGCGAGCCCAGACTTTCAATACAAATAA
- a CDS encoding cyclic nucleotide-binding domain-containing protein: protein MKIYMSLIQSEKLLFPHFSFFPNVSADVVLNAFRVDSKFINKESQHPQEVLLKQRKLKSGESLFNSGDKLDCIYIVKSGTFKTLISIPDGRFQIVGFHMSGELLGLSGIANRLHVGSCVALEKSVAYELPWQFTDISTRSSLISLDNICRLLSLQIINDYKLMLLLGVMNSEERLIIFLLNLSERLLFNGFSASDINLSMSRAEIGEYLGIKVVNVSRIFGVLTKRGLIEVSGRRVRIIDITKLFEAAYSEVE from the coding sequence TTGAAGATTTATATGTCGTTGATTCAGTCTGAAAAGTTACTTTTCCCACACTTTAGTTTTTTTCCAAATGTAAGCGCTGATGTCGTTTTAAATGCTTTTCGTGTTGATTCGAAATTTATCAATAAGGAATCACAACACCCTCAAGAGGTGCTTCTTAAGCAACGCAAATTAAAATCTGGTGAGTCCTTATTTAATTCTGGTGACAAACTTGACTGCATTTATATTGTCAAAAGCGGAACGTTTAAGACATTAATCTCAATACCAGATGGACGATTTCAGATAGTTGGTTTTCATATGTCTGGAGAACTATTAGGCCTCAGTGGTATAGCCAACAGGTTGCATGTTGGTAGCTGTGTCGCGTTGGAGAAATCTGTTGCTTATGAACTCCCTTGGCAATTTACTGATATATCCACGCGTAGTTCACTGATTAGTCTGGATAATATATGTCGCTTACTAAGTCTTCAAATCATTAACGACTATAAGTTAATGTTGTTATTAGGAGTCATGAATTCTGAGGAGCGTTTAATAATATTTTTGTTAAATTTGTCTGAACGTTTATTATTTAATGGTTTTTCGGCATCTGATATAAACCTTAGTATGTCCAGGGCCGAAATAGGTGAATACCTCGGCATAAAGGTAGTAAATGTGAGTCGAATTTTTGGTGTGCTTACCAAAAGAGGTCTTATTGAAGTTAGCGGTAGACGAGTTCGAATAATTGATATTACTAAACTATTTGAAGCGGCTTATTCTGAAGTAGAATAA
- a CDS encoding multidrug effflux MFS transporter yields MNASFFKNALVLGLLSAIGPFAVDMYLPALPSIGQSLNTSMGAVQLSLMAFFISLGIGQLVYGPLSDMFGRKIPLYFGLTLFGLGSIGCALAPNIESLVVLRFIQGLGASAGMVIPRAIVRDLHTGHDAARLMSLLMLVFSVSPILAPLVGSLLIELSGWRSVFWAVTLAAALGLTLVATKLPETRPPAKRIGSSVGSALKSYRLLLSDTHFMGLVLIGAFSLSGFFVYLANSSFVMINHYGLTPRQYSIAFSVNAASFIGTAQLTAYLGKRFGQSRIVQFAVSGFTLMMSATLVLNLMGFDQLSLMLGMLFIGFGFLGLVIPTTAVLALDSHGKIAGTASAMMGTAQFVIGAIVMGIVGQFVDGTARPMLIGITACALTALTLVWFTLIRVKPVSVAA; encoded by the coding sequence ATGAACGCCTCCTTTTTTAAAAACGCCCTAGTGCTGGGTCTGCTCTCGGCGATTGGCCCGTTTGCAGTAGACATGTACCTGCCCGCCCTGCCCTCCATAGGTCAGAGCCTAAATACTTCGATGGGCGCGGTGCAACTAAGCCTGATGGCTTTTTTCATCTCATTGGGCATAGGCCAGTTGGTATACGGTCCGCTATCGGACATGTTTGGTCGCAAAATTCCGCTTTATTTTGGTCTGACGTTGTTTGGCTTAGGCAGCATTGGCTGCGCCTTGGCACCGAATATTGAATCATTAGTAGTTCTGCGTTTCATCCAAGGCCTAGGCGCCAGCGCTGGCATGGTGATTCCGCGCGCCATCGTGCGCGACTTGCATACCGGCCATGACGCAGCGCGCTTGATGTCGCTACTCATGCTGGTGTTTAGCGTCTCACCGATACTCGCGCCACTGGTCGGCAGCTTGCTGATTGAACTGTCAGGCTGGCGCAGCGTTTTTTGGGCCGTTACTTTGGCCGCAGCACTGGGCTTGACCTTGGTCGCCACAAAACTACCCGAAACACGCCCACCCGCCAAACGAATTGGCAGCAGCGTAGGCAGCGCCCTGAAATCCTACCGCTTGCTGCTAAGCGACACCCACTTCATGGGATTAGTATTGATCGGCGCCTTTAGTCTTTCCGGCTTTTTTGTCTATTTAGCTAACTCATCTTTCGTGATGATCAACCACTATGGTTTGACACCGCGCCAATACAGCATTGCGTTTTCAGTCAACGCAGCATCTTTTATAGGCACGGCACAACTCACGGCTTACTTGGGTAAGCGCTTTGGCCAAAGCCGTATTGTGCAGTTCGCCGTTAGCGGTTTTACGCTCATGATGAGCGCTACGTTGGTACTAAACCTAATGGGTTTTGATCAGCTCAGCCTGATGCTGGGAATGTTGTTTATTGGTTTTGGATTTTTAGGCCTAGTCATTCCCACCACCGCAGTACTGGCGCTAGACTCCCACGGCAAGATTGCCGGCACCGCATCGGCCATGATGGGAACCGCACAATTCGTCATAGGCGCAATAGTCATGGGCATAGTCGGCCAGTTTGTAGACGGCACAGCCAGACCCATGCTGATCGGTATCACGGCCTGCGCTTTAACCGCCTTAACACTGGTCTGGTTCACCTTAATTCGAGTAAAACCAGTATCGGTTGCGGCTTAA
- the ureG gene encoding urease accessory protein UreG has protein sequence MTLHHIANRSKKLPPLRVGIGGPVGSGKTTLLEMLCKAMNQKYDLVAITNDIYTKEDQRILTVSGALDAERIMGVETGGCPHTAIREDASINLEAIDRMLVDFPNADVVFIESGGDNLAATFSPELSDLTIYVIDVAAGEKIPRKGGPGITKSDLFVINKTDLAPYVGADLEVMRSDTVRMRGGPNGLKPFVMTNLKTLAGLDEVVAFIERKGMLQT, from the coding sequence ATGACACTTCACCACATCGCCAACCGCAGCAAAAAACTCCCGCCACTCAGAGTCGGCATAGGCGGACCAGTGGGCTCGGGGAAAACGACTTTGTTAGAGATGCTGTGCAAAGCGATGAATCAAAAATATGACTTAGTGGCCATCACCAACGACATCTACACCAAGGAAGACCAGCGCATTTTGACGGTTAGCGGCGCCTTGGACGCAGAGCGCATCATGGGCGTTGAGACCGGCGGCTGTCCGCATACCGCAATCCGCGAAGACGCCTCTATCAATTTGGAAGCCATAGACCGCATGTTGGTGGATTTTCCAAATGCCGACGTGGTTTTCATTGAGTCCGGTGGCGATAATTTAGCCGCCACTTTCAGCCCAGAATTGAGTGACTTAACTATCTATGTGATTGACGTCGCTGCGGGTGAAAAAATACCGCGCAAAGGCGGACCGGGCATTACTAAAAGCGATTTATTTGTCATCAATAAAACCGACTTAGCACCCTATGTGGGCGCAGATTTGGAAGTGATGCGATCTGACACCGTGCGCATGCGAGGCGGCCCGAATGGACTCAAACCGTTTGTGATGACCAACCTTAAAACCCTAGCTGGATTGGACGAGGTAGTGGCCTTTATTGAGCGCAAGGGCATGTTGCAGACGTAA
- a CDS encoding urease accessory protein UreF, translating to MWLASPALPVGGFAYSEGFEMAVDSGRVDGEASAANWLQDQLGLTLTRCELPVIAQAIPAWRQAKEQGQPRLRQLNDWLLQTRETSELRAQSEQMGRSLLEWLRNHEDADAAQISFCASLAPTYPIAFALAASKTQAGLSDCLLSYAFGWAENMTQAAIKSIPLGQSAGQRILSRLAAAIPPAVQTAISMRDEQRQTFSPMLAILSSQHETQYSRLFRS from the coding sequence ATGTGGCTGGCATCACCGGCCCTGCCGGTAGGCGGCTTTGCCTATTCAGAAGGTTTTGAAATGGCGGTGGATTCAGGCCGAGTTGACGGTGAAGCGAGCGCTGCCAATTGGCTGCAAGACCAGCTAGGCCTAACGCTAACGCGTTGCGAGCTGCCAGTGATCGCACAAGCCATTCCCGCTTGGCGGCAAGCCAAAGAGCAAGGCCAGCCGCGCCTGCGCCAATTAAATGACTGGCTGCTACAAACCCGAGAAACCAGCGAGCTACGCGCGCAAAGCGAGCAAATGGGCCGCTCATTATTGGAGTGGCTGCGCAATCACGAGGATGCAGATGCAGCGCAAATTTCTTTTTGTGCCAGCTTAGCGCCTACCTACCCGATTGCCTTTGCATTGGCCGCCTCAAAAACCCAAGCAGGGCTAAGCGACTGCTTGCTAAGCTACGCTTTCGGTTGGGCAGAAAACATGACCCAAGCGGCGATTAAATCTATACCGCTAGGCCAAAGCGCTGGACAAAGAATACTCAGTCGCCTAGCCGCGGCCATTCCACCGGCGGTGCAAACCGCCATCAGCATGCGCGATGAGCAGCGCCAAACTTTCTCACCCATGCTGGCGATTTTGTCGTCACAACACGAAACCCAATACTCAAGACTGTTTAGATCATGA
- the ureE gene encoding urease accessory protein UreE, whose amino-acid sequence MLQVSKIIAQGKGLAPVLVKRASTVELDWDVRQKSRFDATDSTGRQLGVFLPRGTVVRGGDVMLAEDGSMVKVIAAAQTVLRITHCSEHGSSLDLMRAAYHLGNRHVAIELKADHLKIEVDHVLAEMLQAMHLIVNEVSEAFEPEAGAYSQEANSHASHASHSAHAAAKPAPHVHGPNCNHGHDDHAPAAAAPVTEPVKAAPHVHGPDCNHGHDDHAQIKPVAIQIHKHKPH is encoded by the coding sequence ATGCTCCAAGTCTCAAAAATCATCGCCCAAGGCAAAGGTCTAGCGCCAGTGTTGGTCAAACGCGCCAGCACGGTAGAACTCGATTGGGATGTGCGCCAAAAAAGCCGCTTTGATGCGACCGATTCCACAGGCCGGCAGCTTGGCGTATTTTTACCGCGCGGCACTGTCGTGCGCGGCGGCGATGTGATGCTGGCCGAGGACGGCTCCATGGTCAAAGTAATTGCCGCAGCCCAAACCGTGCTGCGCATCACGCATTGCAGCGAGCACGGCTCAAGCTTGGATTTGATGCGCGCCGCCTACCATTTGGGCAACCGGCATGTGGCGATTGAGCTGAAAGCCGATCACCTCAAAATCGAGGTCGACCATGTGCTGGCCGAGATGCTCCAAGCCATGCATTTAATCGTCAACGAAGTGAGTGAAGCGTTCGAGCCAGAAGCCGGCGCTTACAGCCAAGAGGCCAACTCCCACGCATCGCACGCATCCCATTCAGCACATGCAGCGGCCAAACCAGCACCACATGTGCATGGACCAAACTGCAACCACGGCCATGACGATCACGCGCCAGCTGCCGCTGCGCCAGTCACTGAGCCCGTCAAAGCCGCGCCACACGTGCATGGACCGGATTGCAATCACGGCCATGACGATCACGCGCAGATCAAGCCAGTCGCGATTCAAATTCACAAACACAAGCCGCATTAA
- the ureC gene encoding urease subunit alpha yields MATQNRRAYAEMFGPTVGDRLRLTDTDLLLEVEADYTLRAGSYGEEVKFGGGKTIRDGMAQSQKTRAQGAVDTMLTNALIVDHWGIVKADIGLKDGRIAAIGKAGNPDVQPGVDIIIGPGTEIISCEGMLVTAGGIDCHIHFICPQQIEEALTSGVTTMLGGGTGPATGTFATTCTPGPWNIERMLQSAEGFAMNLGFMGKGNASEPAPLHEQIQAGAIGLKLHEDWGTTPAAISNCLDVADEADIQVAIHSDTLNESGFVENTIAATQGRTLCAFHTEGAGGGHAPDILRVVGEENFLPSSTNPTMPYTVNTLDEHVDMLMVCHHLDASIAEDLAFAESRIRKETIAAEDVLHDMGAISMISSDSQAMGRVGEVIIRCWQTAHKMKQQRGKLEGDSERHDNFRIKRYISKYTINPAIAHGISHEVGSIAVGKWADLVIWRPAFFGVKPSLILKGGFIALAAMGDPNASIPTPQPVHYRPMFGSFGAALTKGSLSFVSQASLDAGIAQNYGLQKTLSAIKNVRNVRKQHMVHNAYLPKMEIDAQTYAVRADGQLLTCEPATSLPMAQRYFLF; encoded by the coding sequence ATGGCAACCCAAAACCGACGCGCGTACGCTGAAATGTTTGGCCCGACAGTGGGCGACAGACTGCGGCTAACAGATACCGATTTACTCTTAGAAGTTGAGGCCGACTACACATTACGCGCCGGCAGCTACGGCGAAGAAGTTAAATTCGGCGGTGGCAAAACCATACGCGACGGCATGGCCCAATCGCAAAAAACTCGGGCTCAAGGCGCCGTCGATACGATGCTGACGAATGCCTTAATCGTTGACCACTGGGGCATAGTCAAAGCCGACATTGGTCTTAAAGATGGCCGCATCGCCGCCATCGGCAAAGCCGGCAATCCAGATGTGCAGCCGGGTGTAGACATCATTATTGGCCCCGGCACAGAGATCATTAGCTGCGAAGGCATGCTGGTGACCGCCGGCGGCATTGACTGCCACATTCACTTCATCTGCCCGCAGCAAATTGAAGAAGCCCTAACTTCTGGCGTGACCACCATGCTAGGCGGCGGCACTGGTCCTGCCACCGGCACCTTTGCAACGACTTGCACGCCGGGGCCGTGGAATATAGAACGCATGCTGCAATCGGCCGAAGGCTTTGCCATGAACTTGGGCTTTATGGGCAAAGGCAACGCTAGTGAGCCCGCACCGCTGCACGAGCAAATTCAAGCCGGCGCGATTGGCCTAAAACTTCACGAAGACTGGGGCACGACACCGGCGGCGATTAGCAACTGCCTAGACGTGGCTGACGAGGCCGACATACAAGTGGCGATTCACAGTGACACCTTGAACGAATCCGGCTTTGTAGAAAATACTATTGCCGCCACCCAGGGCCGCACGCTGTGCGCTTTTCATACCGAGGGTGCAGGCGGCGGTCATGCACCGGATATTTTGCGTGTGGTTGGCGAAGAAAACTTTCTGCCTTCATCGACCAACCCGACCATGCCTTACACCGTCAACACGCTTGACGAGCATGTAGACATGCTCATGGTGTGCCACCACCTTGATGCCTCAATAGCTGAGGATTTAGCCTTTGCCGAAAGCCGTATTCGCAAAGAAACCATTGCCGCCGAAGACGTTCTGCATGACATGGGCGCTATCAGCATGATTAGCTCTGACAGCCAAGCCATGGGCCGGGTCGGTGAAGTCATCATCCGTTGCTGGCAGACTGCGCACAAAATGAAACAGCAGCGCGGCAAACTCGAAGGCGACAGCGAGCGCCACGACAATTTCCGCATCAAGCGCTACATCAGCAAATACACCATCAACCCGGCAATAGCCCACGGAATCTCGCACGAGGTCGGCTCCATTGCAGTCGGTAAATGGGCCGATTTGGTGATCTGGCGCCCGGCATTTTTTGGCGTCAAACCGTCACTGATTTTAAAAGGCGGTTTCATCGCACTAGCCGCCATGGGCGACCCGAATGCATCCATCCCTACGCCGCAGCCAGTGCATTACCGGCCTATGTTTGGCAGCTTTGGCGCAGCACTTACCAAGGGCTCGTTAAGCTTTGTCTCGCAAGCCTCACTTGACGCTGGCATTGCGCAAAATTATGGTCTGCAAAAAACCTTGAGCGCCATAAAGAACGTGCGCAACGTGCGTAAACAGCACATGGTTCACAATGCTTATTTGCCCAAAATGGAGATAGACGCGCAAACCTACGCAGTGCGCGCCGACGGCCAATTGCTCACTTGCGAGCCCGCCACCAGCCTGCCTATGGCGCAGCGCTACTTTCTGTTTTGA
- a CDS encoding urease subunit beta, which translates to MIPGELITDGPDHALNTGRRTIKVVVLNTSDRPIQVGSHYHFAETNAALSFERAAARGMRLNIASGMAVRFEPGQQRSIELVDYAGTREVFGFRGLVNGPLDTLDTTAEKAN; encoded by the coding sequence ATGATTCCGGGCGAGCTAATTACCGACGGGCCAGACCATGCCCTGAACACCGGTAGGCGCACAATAAAAGTCGTCGTGCTCAATACCTCGGACCGGCCGATACAGGTCGGCTCTCACTACCATTTTGCAGAAACCAACGCCGCCCTTAGCTTTGAGCGCGCAGCTGCGCGCGGCATGCGTTTAAACATCGCCTCTGGCATGGCCGTGCGTTTTGAGCCCGGCCAGCAGCGCAGCATAGAACTGGTTGATTACGCCGGAACGCGCGAAGTCTTTGGCTTTCGCGGCTTGGTCAACGGCCCACTGGATACGCTAGACACAACCGCAGAAAAGGCCAACTAA
- a CDS encoding urease subunit gamma: MELTPREKDKLLIFTASLLAERRRARGLKLNYPEAVAMISAAVMEGARDGKSVAELMSEGRKILSRADVMDGIAEMIPDIQVEATFADGTKLVTVHQPII, from the coding sequence ATGGAATTAACCCCCAGAGAAAAAGACAAGCTACTGATTTTTACCGCCAGCCTTCTCGCTGAACGCCGGCGCGCTCGTGGCCTCAAGCTCAACTACCCAGAAGCGGTGGCCATGATTAGCGCCGCCGTCATGGAAGGTGCGCGCGACGGCAAAAGTGTGGCCGAACTGATGAGCGAAGGCCGCAAAATTTTAAGCCGCGCCGATGTCATGGACGGCATTGCAGAAATGATTCCAGACATTCAAGTCGAAGCCACCTTTGCCGATGGCACCAAACTGGTCACCGTGCACCAACCGATTATTTAA
- the infA gene encoding translation initiation factor IF-1, producing the protein MAKEELIEMHGLVDEVLPDSRFRVTLDNGHKLVAYTSGKMRKNHIRILAGDQVSLELSPYDLSKGRITFRHIAGRGPGPAQRNSH; encoded by the coding sequence ATGGCTAAAGAAGAATTGATTGAAATGCACGGACTGGTCGATGAAGTCTTACCTGACTCACGCTTTCGTGTGACGTTAGATAACGGCCACAAGCTGGTCGCTTACACCTCGGGCAAGATGCGTAAAAACCATATTCGCATACTCGCTGGCGATCAAGTCTCGTTAGAGTTGTCCCCGTATGACCTGAGCAAAGGCCGTATCACTTTCCGCCATATTGCCGGACGTGGACCGGGACCGGCTCAGCGCAATTCGCACTAA
- a CDS encoding efflux RND transporter periplasmic adaptor subunit, translating into MTLQNQTPEAKPHASEPVPSGQPPSRRSAITGTVVALLLLLGLSGLTWYLLKPDATPAAAGGFRGAPASTVGVATAELASIPIVIDALGTVTPQASVKVRPQVSGTLTKILFQEGQMVKAGQLLATIDPRQFELALMQASGQRQRDQAQLDSAKVTLKRFTTLLAQDSIARQETDTQAALVKQLEGTVAIDMAAEGLAKLNLDYTRVVAPVSGRVGLRLVDVGNLVSSSDTNGLVLITQLSPISVVFSVPQDRVAELQQNISAKQRMSASALDRSRATVLEVGSFATLDNQVDVTTGTVKAKALFANDKQALFPNQFVNIKLLVSTLTDAVVVPVTALRQGANGDFVYVLNAESRTVSIRPVKRGQATVEKIAITEGLKAGERVITEGADRLKEGARVVLPGDAPRTGGAGAGGDKSKRANRDKASANPASAPVGTADGYADTASAPGRKRPASQAAGS; encoded by the coding sequence ATGACCCTGCAAAACCAGACGCCCGAAGCTAAACCCCACGCTTCTGAGCCAGTCCCATCAGGCCAGCCGCCGAGTCGGCGCAGCGCTATCACCGGCACGGTGGTGGCCTTGCTGCTGTTGCTCGGGCTGAGCGGATTAACTTGGTATTTGCTTAAACCTGATGCCACGCCTGCCGCCGCTGGCGGCTTTAGAGGCGCACCCGCCAGTACGGTTGGCGTTGCCACTGCCGAACTCGCGAGTATTCCAATAGTTATAGATGCGCTGGGCACCGTCACACCGCAGGCCAGTGTCAAGGTCAGACCGCAAGTTTCGGGCACCTTGACGAAAATCTTGTTCCAAGAAGGCCAGATGGTTAAAGCTGGCCAGCTGCTAGCGACCATAGACCCGCGCCAATTTGAGTTGGCCTTAATGCAAGCTAGCGGCCAACGCCAACGCGATCAAGCCCAGCTTGACAGCGCCAAAGTAACCCTCAAGCGCTTTACCACCTTGCTAGCCCAAGACTCGATTGCGCGCCAAGAAACCGACACCCAAGCGGCGCTGGTCAAACAACTTGAAGGAACGGTGGCCATAGATATGGCTGCGGAAGGGTTGGCAAAACTCAATCTTGACTACACCCGTGTCGTCGCCCCCGTCAGCGGCAGAGTGGGTCTGCGTTTGGTTGATGTGGGTAATTTGGTCAGCAGCAGTGATACCAACGGATTAGTTTTAATCACTCAACTCAGTCCAATTAGCGTGGTGTTTTCTGTGCCGCAAGACCGGGTCGCTGAGTTGCAGCAAAACATCAGTGCCAAGCAGCGCATGTCGGCCAGTGCTTTAGACCGCAGCCGCGCCACTGTATTGGAAGTCGGTAGCTTCGCCACGCTAGACAACCAAGTTGATGTCACCACAGGAACCGTCAAAGCCAAGGCCTTGTTTGCAAATGACAAGCAAGCTTTGTTTCCGAATCAGTTTGTCAATATCAAGCTTTTGGTCAGCACTTTGACCGATGCGGTAGTGGTGCCGGTGACTGCGCTGCGTCAGGGCGCAAATGGTGATTTTGTTTATGTACTTAATGCGGAGAGTCGAACCGTCTCGATCAGACCGGTTAAACGCGGTCAAGCCACGGTTGAGAAAATTGCGATTACCGAAGGCTTAAAGGCCGGCGAGCGCGTGATTACCGAAGGTGCTGACCGCCTCAAGGAAGGCGCACGCGTAGTTTTGCCCGGTGATGCACCACGAACTGGTGGCGCCGGTGCGGGCGGTGATAAATCCAAGCGCGCTAATCGCGATAAAGCAAGTGCCAACCCGGCCAGTGCACCAGTTGGTACGGCTGATGGCTACGCTGATACTGCCTCAGCCCCAGGGCGCAAGCGTCCAGCGTCCCAAGCCGCTGGATCATGA